From one Cyprinus carpio isolate SPL01 chromosome B3, ASM1834038v1, whole genome shotgun sequence genomic stretch:
- the LOC109054493 gene encoding germ cell-specific gene 1-like protein yields the protein MKTTRKCRALLSVGLNLLALLFSTTAFITTYWCEGTQRVPKPNCSKERRHNCIDYGVNETDPTKVHYSWETGDDRFLFRHFHTGIWYSCEENIHGGGEKCRSFIDLAPASERGVLWLSVVSEVLYIMLLVVGFSLMCLELFHSSNVIDGLKLNAFAAVFTVLSGLLGMVAHMMYTQVFQITVSLGPEDWRPHTWDYGWSFCMAWGSFTCCMAASVTTLNSYTKTVIEFRHKRKLFEQGLREEQTFLDPEAFHYFRDRSVQSISSSIDVYPSHGSSHGSSRGKMRSPPAPVDQSDNTESLGEEQC from the exons ATGAAGACCACTCGAAAATGCCGTGCTCTGCTGTCTGTGGGGTTAAATCTTCTGGCACTCTTATTCTCAACGACGGCGTTCATCACGACCTACTGGTGCGAAGGGACTCAGAGGGTCCCCAAACCCAACTGCAGTAAGGAAAGACGGCATAATTGTATTGACTATGGGGTGAACGAGACAGACCCGACTAAAGTTCACTATAGCTGGGAAACGGGTGACGACCGATTTCTCTTCAGGCATTTTCACACGGGGATCTGGTACTCGTGTGAGGAGAATATCCATGGAGGAG GTGAGAAATGCAGGAGTTTTATTGATCTGGCCCCGGCATCTGAGAGAG gTGTCCTTTGGCTGTCAGTTGTGTCTGAGGTGCTATACATCATGTTGCTGGTCGTTGGCTTCAGTCTGATGTGCCTGGAGCTTTTTCACTCCAGTAACGTGATCGATGGACTCAAACTGAACGCCTTCGCCGCAGTCTTCACTGTGCTGTCAG GTCTTCTGGGAATGGTGGCTCACATGATGTACACGCAAGTTTTCCAGATCACAGTCAGTTTGGGACCAGAGGACTGGAGGCCTCACACATGGGACTATGGCTGGTCTTTCTG TATGGCCTGGGGCTCATTTACCTGTTGCATGGCTGCCTCCGTCACCACCCTCAACTCCTACACAAAAACGGTGATTGAGTTCCGGCACAAACGGAAGCTCTTTGAGCAAGGCCTGCGTGAAGAACAAACCTTCCTGGATCCAGAGGCCTTCCATTACTTCCGTGACAGGTCCGTCCAGTCCATCTCCAGCTCTATAGATGTTTACCCAAGCCATGGAAGCAGCCATGGTAGCAGTCGCGGGAAAATGCGCTCCCCTCCGGCTCCAGTGGACCAGAGCGACAACACAGAGTCTCTGGGAGAAGAGCAGTGCTGA